In one window of Campylobacter coli DNA:
- a CDS encoding DUF448 domain-containing protein gives MCIVCKNRYLQKSMHRFKHFQGELYKDFDFGRSVYLCETCILSEGKVLQKAFFRSCKNLNTKITQQNLKEIVLNGKN, from the coding sequence ATGTGTATAGTCTGTAAAAATCGATATTTGCAAAAAAGTATGCATCGATTTAAACATTTTCAAGGCGAGCTTTATAAAGACTTTGATTTTGGACGCAGTGTTTATTTGTGTGAGACTTGCATTTTGAGTGAAGGCAAAGTCTTGCAAAAAGCATTTTTTAGATCTTGCAAAAATTTAAATACAAAAATCACTCAGCAGAATTTAAAGGAGATAGTTTTAAATGGCAAAAATTAG
- the thrB gene encoding homoserine kinase produces MKILVPATSANLGPGFDCLGLSLALFNHTIIEKSNFFSISVNGEGSENLSLKKNNIFVSIFNEIYQRLSGRKDHFRFIFDNTIPLSRGLGSSSAVIIGAIASAYEMAGFKADKEKILNEALKYENHPDNIAPAALGGFVVSVVENEKVFSIKKDLDENLNAVVVIPNVAMSTEQSRNALPSNLSLKDCVFNLCHSSFLTACFLEKKYDLLALASKDLLHQTRRMQNLPELFEVQKFALENKALMSTLSGSGSSFFNLAYKDDAKHLAQKMEQKFGHFKVLCLEFDNKGFKIC; encoded by the coding sequence TTGAAAATTTTAGTACCTGCTACAAGTGCGAATTTAGGCCCTGGGTTTGATTGTTTGGGATTGAGTTTAGCGCTTTTTAATCATACTATTATCGAGAAGTCAAATTTTTTTAGCATCAGTGTCAATGGCGAAGGAAGTGAGAATTTAAGTCTTAAAAAAAATAATATTTTTGTAAGTATTTTTAATGAAATTTATCAAAGATTAAGCGGTAGGAAAGATCATTTTAGATTTATTTTTGATAATACCATTCCTTTATCTCGCGGACTTGGTAGCTCTTCGGCAGTGATTATCGGCGCTATTGCGAGTGCTTATGAGATGGCGGGTTTTAAAGCAGATAAAGAGAAAATTTTAAATGAAGCGTTAAAATACGAGAATCATCCTGACAATATAGCTCCTGCAGCGCTTGGCGGCTTTGTAGTATCTGTGGTAGAAAATGAAAAAGTTTTCAGTATAAAAAAAGATTTAGATGAAAATTTAAATGCTGTCGTGGTTATACCTAATGTAGCGATGAGTACAGAACAAAGTCGTAATGCCTTGCCTTCGAATTTGAGTTTGAAAGATTGTGTTTTTAATCTTTGCCATTCTTCTTTTCTTACAGCTTGTTTTTTGGAAAAAAAGTATGATTTACTTGCTCTTGCTAGCAAGGATTTATTGCACCAAACGCGTAGAATGCAAAATTTACCCGAGCTTTTTGAGGTGCAAAAATTTGCCCTTGAAAATAAGGCTTTAATGAGCACGCTTTCAGGTTCAGGCTCAAGCTTTTTTAATTTAGCATACAAAGATGATGCAAAGCATTTGGCTCAAAAAATGGAGCAGAAATTTGGACATTTTAAAGTTCTTTGTTTGGAATTTGACAATAAAGGCTTTAAAATTTGCTAA
- a CDS encoding tRNA threonylcarbamoyladenosine biosynthesis protein TsaB: MLNALSKPLMIGVYQDDKLVKSIESEEKASEFVPKILKILLKEFSFDELIYANGPGSYMGIKISYVSLSTLSIVKNIPLFAISAFELNNNQPIAAHKNMCFVKKEDEIILEENTAGEFFLPPNLSKLNKKDDNLPFYFLSAI; this comes from the coding sequence TTGCTTAATGCTTTATCTAAACCTTTGATGATCGGTGTTTATCAAGATGATAAACTTGTAAAAAGTATAGAGAGCGAAGAAAAGGCAAGTGAGTTTGTGCCAAAAATTTTAAAGATTTTGCTAAAAGAATTTAGCTTTGATGAGTTAATTTATGCTAATGGTCCAGGCTCTTATATGGGGATTAAAATTTCTTATGTAAGTCTTAGCACGCTGAGTATAGTGAAAAATATCCCTCTTTTTGCTATCAGTGCTTTTGAGCTTAACAACAATCAACCCATTGCCGCTCATAAAAATATGTGTTTTGTGAAAAAAGAAGATGAGATCATCTTGGAGGAAAATACAGCTGGAGAGTTTTTTTTACCTCCAAATTTAAGCAAGCTTAATAAAAAAGATGATAATCTACCTTTTTACTTTTTATCTGCAATTTAA
- the lpxC gene encoding UDP-3-O-acyl-N-acetylglucosamine deacetylase, giving the protein MKQLTLAKAVKGVGIGLHKGEPIEITLEPLEANSGIVFFRSDLNATYKASPENVINTQMATVLGDERGFISTIEHLMSAINAYGIDNVRIVLNANEAPVMDGSSISFCMMLDEAGVKELDAPKKIMVIKKPIEVRDGDKYVRLTPTKEPRINYTIKFDNAVIGEQSYNFEFSKKNYIENIARARTFGFLKDVQALRDMNLALGGSLENTIVVDDNRILNPEGLRFKDEFVRHKILDAIGDLTLLGYRVFGDYISYAGSHHLNHLLTKEVLKDKDAYEIVTLEKANEKAYEKVFA; this is encoded by the coding sequence ATGAAACAATTAACTTTAGCAAAAGCTGTAAAAGGCGTGGGTATAGGGCTTCATAAAGGAGAGCCTATCGAGATTACCCTAGAGCCTTTAGAAGCAAATAGTGGGATAGTTTTTTTTAGAAGCGATTTAAATGCTACTTATAAGGCAAGTCCTGAAAATGTTATCAATACCCAAATGGCAACGGTTTTGGGCGATGAAAGAGGGTTTATTTCCACCATAGAGCATTTAATGAGCGCAATCAATGCTTATGGGATCGATAATGTTCGTATCGTTTTAAATGCCAATGAGGCACCGGTGATGGATGGTTCAAGTATTAGTTTTTGTATGATGCTTGATGAAGCAGGGGTTAAAGAGCTTGATGCACCTAAAAAAATTATGGTGATTAAAAAGCCTATAGAGGTAAGAGATGGTGATAAATATGTGCGTTTAACTCCGACTAAAGAACCGCGTATTAATTATACTATCAAGTTTGATAATGCTGTTATAGGAGAACAAAGTTATAATTTTGAATTCAGCAAGAAAAACTATATAGAAAATATAGCAAGAGCTAGGACTTTTGGTTTTTTAAAAGATGTTCAAGCTCTTAGAGATATGAATTTAGCATTGGGCGGAAGCTTGGAAAATACTATAGTTGTAGATGATAATCGTATTTTAAATCCTGAAGGTTTGCGCTTTAAGGATGAATTTGTAAGACATAAAATTTTAGACGCGATTGGGGATTTGACTTTGCTTGGATATCGTGTTTTTGGAGATTATATTTCATATGCTGGAAGCCATCATTTAAATCATTTACTCACTAAAGAAGTGTTAAAAGATAAAGATGCTTATGAGATAGTGACTCTTGAAAAAGCAAATGAAAAAGCTTATGAAAAGGTTTTTGCATAA
- a CDS encoding M23 family metallopeptidase, with translation MARKKGKFYLYLLILVLIGALAFFASKMNGFETTPPKILMPDIIYSDLKKPISVHVKDDEGFIESVQIFLQKEGNGTGMLIVDEKIQNSNDITLQVALPKLAYKEKVKSFIMEIKARDNSFWNFFNGNEASKKVLVMIDDSAPKVNILSNSYQIEQGGAASVVFSASDANLDKVYIETNTGKIFKATPYLKEGYYAALIAWDARDEEFRAYIIATDKAGNITKERIRYYFVNRKYRVSNINLTDRFLDGKIEDLAQEYAPKDNNFTRFEKFKFVNETLRDNNEILIHKITSEVPESKIDNFKIDLFLPLRNGMKVADFADHRYYSYNGQFVSDSYHMGIDLASVAEAPIISNNPGKVVFAEENGIYGLNLIVYHGFGVYSLYGHCSSKNVEIDEILSKKSVIGRTGVSGLALGDHLHFGVLVQGVETRPEQWQDKKWIENNIYNVLNEGKKIILGKN, from the coding sequence ATGGCAAGAAAAAAGGGAAAATTTTATCTATATCTTTTAATTTTGGTTTTAATTGGTGCTTTAGCGTTTTTTGCTTCAAAAATGAATGGTTTTGAAACGACACCTCCTAAAATCCTTATGCCAGATATCATTTATAGTGATCTTAAAAAACCTATTTCGGTTCATGTAAAAGATGATGAAGGTTTTATTGAAAGTGTTCAAATCTTCTTGCAAAAAGAAGGCAATGGAACAGGTATGCTTATAGTAGATGAAAAAATTCAAAATTCAAATGATATTACCTTGCAAGTTGCTCTACCAAAACTTGCTTATAAAGAAAAAGTAAAATCTTTTATTATGGAGATTAAAGCTAGAGATAATAGTTTTTGGAATTTTTTCAATGGTAATGAAGCCAGTAAAAAAGTCCTTGTTATGATCGATGATAGTGCTCCAAAGGTAAATATATTGAGCAATTCTTATCAGATTGAGCAAGGGGGTGCTGCTAGCGTTGTATTCTCGGCTAGTGATGCGAATTTGGATAAGGTTTATATAGAAACAAATACAGGAAAAATCTTTAAGGCTACTCCTTATTTAAAAGAAGGATATTACGCAGCTCTTATAGCTTGGGATGCAAGAGATGAAGAATTTCGTGCTTATATTATTGCCACAGACAAGGCTGGCAATATAACTAAAGAGCGTATAAGGTATTATTTTGTCAATCGCAAATACCGCGTTTCAAATATCAATCTTACAGATAGATTTTTAGATGGCAAGATAGAAGATTTAGCACAAGAGTATGCACCAAAAGATAATAATTTTACGCGTTTTGAGAAATTTAAATTTGTGAATGAAACCTTAAGAGACAATAATGAAATTTTGATACATAAGATCACTTCAGAAGTCCCTGAAAGTAAAATCGATAATTTTAAAATCGATTTATTTTTACCACTTCGAAATGGTATGAAGGTAGCAGATTTTGCTGATCATAGGTATTATTCTTACAATGGACAATTTGTAAGCGATTCTTATCATATGGGGATTGATTTAGCAAGTGTAGCAGAAGCTCCTATTATAAGCAATAATCCAGGTAAAGTCGTATTTGCAGAAGAAAATGGAATTTATGGACTTAATTTAATCGTCTATCATGGTTTTGGAGTTTATAGTCTTTATGGGCATTGTTCTTCTAAAAATGTTGAAATTGATGAGATTTTAAGCAAAAAAAGTGTAATAGGTAGAACAGGTGTAAGTGGATTGGCTTTGGGAGATCATTTGCACTTTGGTGTTTTGGTTCAAGGTGTTGAAACACGCCCTGAGCAATGGCAAGATAAAAAATGGATAGAAAATAATATTTACAATGTTTTAAACGAAGGTAAAAAAATAATTTTAGGAAAAAATTAA